A single Mustela lutreola isolate mMusLut2 chromosome X, mMusLut2.pri, whole genome shotgun sequence DNA region contains:
- the CLDN2 gene encoding claudin-2 isoform X2: protein MASLGLQLVGYVLGLLGLLGTLVAMLLPSWRTSSYVGTSIVTAVGFSKGLWMECATHSTGITQCDIYSTLLGLPADIQAAQAMMVTSSALSSLACIVSVVGMRCTVFCQDSRAKDRLAVVGGVFFILGGLLGFIPVAWNLHGILRDFYSPLGNRSNYYDSYQAQPLATRSSPRASQPPKVKSEFNSYSLTGYV, encoded by the exons ATGGCCTCCCTCGGCCTCCAACTTGTAGGCTACGTCCTGGGCCTCCTGGGGCTGTTGGGCACCCTGGTGGCCATGCTACTTCCCAGCTGGCGAACAAGCTCCTACGTCGGTACAAGCATCGTCACAGCCGTCGGCTTCTCCAAGGGCCTCTGGATGGAGTGTGCCACGCACAGCACAGGCATCACGCAGTGTGACATCTACAGCACCCTCCTAGGCCTGCCCGCTGACATCCAGGCTGCCCAGGCCATGATGGTGACATCCAGTGCGCTCTCTTCTTTGGCCTGCATAGTCTCTGTGGTGGGCATGAGATGCACAGTCTTCTGCCAGGACTCCCGAGCCAAGGACAGGTTGGCTGTGGTGGGCGGAGTCTTCTTCATCCTCGGAGGCCTTCTGGGCTTCATTCCTGTTGCCTGGAATCTTCATGGGATCCTGCGGGACTTCTACTCCCCACTG GGAAATCGCTCCAACTACTATGATTCCTACCAGGCCCAGCCCCTCGCAACTAGGAGCTCCCCAAGGGCCAGCCAACCGCCCAAAGTCAAGAGTGAGTTTAACTCCTACAGCCTGACAGGGTATGTGTGA
- the CLDN2 gene encoding claudin-2 isoform X1, producing MASLGLQLVGYVLGLLGLLGTLVAMLLPSWRTSSYVGTSIVTAVGFSKGLWMECATHSTGITQCDIYSTLLGLPADIQAAQAMMVTSSALSSLACIVSVVGMRCTVFCQDSRAKDRLAVVGGVFFILGGLLGFIPVAWNLHGILRDFYSPLVPDSMKFEIGEALYLGIISSLFSLVAGIILCFSCPFQGNRSNYYDSYQAQPLATRSSPRASQPPKVKSEFNSYSLTGYV from the coding sequence ATGGCCTCCCTCGGCCTCCAACTTGTAGGCTACGTCCTGGGCCTCCTGGGGCTGTTGGGCACCCTGGTGGCCATGCTACTTCCCAGCTGGCGAACAAGCTCCTACGTCGGTACAAGCATCGTCACAGCCGTCGGCTTCTCCAAGGGCCTCTGGATGGAGTGTGCCACGCACAGCACAGGCATCACGCAGTGTGACATCTACAGCACCCTCCTAGGCCTGCCCGCTGACATCCAGGCTGCCCAGGCCATGATGGTGACATCCAGTGCGCTCTCTTCTTTGGCCTGCATAGTCTCTGTGGTGGGCATGAGATGCACAGTCTTCTGCCAGGACTCCCGAGCCAAGGACAGGTTGGCTGTGGTGGGCGGAGTCTTCTTCATCCTCGGAGGCCTTCTGGGCTTCATTCCTGTTGCCTGGAATCTTCATGGGATCCTGCGGGACTTCTACTCCCCACTGGTACCTGACAGCATGAAATTTGAGATCGGAGAGGCTCTTTACCTGGGCATTATTTCCTCCCTGTTCTCCCTGGTAGCTGGAATCATCCTCTGCTTTTCCTGCCCATTCCAGGGAAATCGCTCCAACTACTATGATTCCTACCAGGCCCAGCCCCTCGCAACTAGGAGCTCCCCAAGGGCCAGCCAACCGCCCAAAGTCAAGAGTGAGTTTAACTCCTACAGCCTGACAGGGTATGTGTGA